One genomic window of Clostridioides sp. ES-S-0054-01 includes the following:
- a CDS encoding alpha/beta hydrolase, producing the protein MSKDVKVKRDKKYDTFSITMELERPLLYDEVENKDDKNNNREFNIKNKIFKGIGILFVLILLVFFIWINKTYEPQKLAKEALVSDSKIEVTANENISFTPKGRKVSKGLIFYPGAKVEIESYAPLARKIAESGYEVVIVKMPLNLAILGTNKAQKVMDSYNNIEHWVIGGHSLGGVAASNFARDNKLIDGVVFLASYPMGDELKQLGKKVISIWGSKDGVVNFKSLVESKQKLPNDTTYVEIEGGNHAQFGDYGKQKGDNDAIISQEKQLNITVNSIIKFLKNIS; encoded by the coding sequence ATGAGTAAAGATGTAAAGGTAAAGCGTGATAAGAAATATGATACATTTAGTATAACTATGGAACTTGAGAGACCTTTACTTTATGATGAGGTTGAAAACAAAGATGATAAAAATAATAATAGAGAATTTAACATAAAGAATAAGATATTTAAGGGAATAGGTATACTATTTGTATTGATTTTGCTTGTTTTTTTCATATGGATAAACAAAACATATGAACCTCAAAAGCTAGCAAAAGAAGCTCTAGTCAGTGATAGTAAGATTGAAGTAACTGCAAATGAAAATATTTCATTTACACCAAAAGGAAGAAAAGTTTCTAAAGGTTTAATTTTCTATCCGGGTGCTAAGGTAGAAATAGAATCTTATGCACCACTTGCCAGAAAAATAGCAGAAAGTGGATATGAGGTTGTAATCGTAAAGATGCCACTTAATTTAGCTATACTTGGAACTAATAAAGCGCAGAAAGTTATGGATTCTTACAACAATATAGAACATTGGGTAATAGGAGGGCATTCATTAGGAGGAGTTGCAGCATCAAATTTTGCACGTGATAATAAATTAATTGATGGAGTTGTATTTTTAGCTTCTTATCCAATGGGGGATGAGCTGAAACAGTTAGGAAAAAAAGTTATATCTATCTGGGGGAGTAAAGATGGTGTAGTAAATTTTAAAAGTCTTGTGGAATCAAAACAAAAACTTCCTAATGATACAACTTATGTTGAGATTGAAGGAGGAAATCATGCGCAATTTGGAGATTATGGAAAACAAAAGGGAGATAATGATGCTATTATAAGTCAAGAAAAACAACTTAACATTACTGTCAATAGTATTATTAAATTTTTAAAGAATATATCTTAA
- a CDS encoding FUSC family protein has product MTKKLVISKTKLFIFIIAFISIFIYLFGSKNTLIGVGIVTAMLTLLERDLTISPIKNLLKYLAINIILGVLSFFAVQNMYLGVLLNFIALFIIGYVFSYELKRAVYVPFGLMYIFMVSIPVGISELPMRLSALAIGAVVIMIAQFVMNRNRMRKVGDKELISICDELLEKISLLKNIINDDNSISKSNMRKIDSCNYRINSISKNLKMVIFDNRKDDFYISIKGIDIINILFSLERINLILERYKKDSKEFEDEDIKNILEESNINSKSDVLAVATKEVNYIKMCLENKDTITDKEILGFRDYVIAQDTKNINLKEIYSVLENLYEFLVDYKKVKSRDEKRAERKSKVPREFKRLSIYKKNFNLNSIRFTYAVKIALATAIAGFIMDYFHLRDGRWIMLTVFSLTQPYAENCIQRSRKRIEGTFIGAIIFIVLFSIIKDSTLRSLIVLLAGYINSYVVDYRKLIVCVTVSALGSAVVMGDPNVLTINRISYVALGAIIALIVNKFILPYDAKTGYQHVIDMYKGIVKNIIDEVNNSIENIADVYYIKNLLLVPSLIEDRLMLINAIYKDKHQEDFLENQKLLISNMYNLYINVKKNKIKDEDVEKILRDTNYISNYSADKYDEGRIVILESIVNTKSLGDKIICLNLLQTLNGVKEMYRISNIARVSIEEAA; this is encoded by the coding sequence ATGACAAAAAAACTAGTAATATCAAAAACAAAATTGTTTATTTTTATAATAGCATTTATTTCTATATTTATATACCTATTTGGAAGTAAAAACACACTTATAGGTGTAGGTATAGTAACGGCTATGTTAACACTATTAGAAAGAGATTTAACTATTTCTCCAATTAAAAATTTACTAAAGTATTTAGCAATAAATATAATTTTGGGAGTACTATCATTTTTTGCAGTACAAAATATGTATTTAGGAGTTTTATTAAATTTTATAGCATTATTTATAATAGGATATGTATTTAGTTATGAATTAAAAAGAGCAGTATATGTACCTTTTGGTCTAATGTATATATTTATGGTAAGCATACCTGTAGGAATAAGTGAACTTCCTATGAGATTATCAGCTTTAGCTATTGGAGCAGTTGTAATAATGATTGCTCAGTTTGTTATGAATAGAAATAGAATGAGAAAGGTTGGAGATAAAGAGCTAATATCTATATGTGATGAATTATTAGAAAAAATTAGTCTTTTAAAAAACATTATCAATGATGATAATTCTATAAGTAAATCTAATATGCGAAAAATAGATAGCTGTAATTATAGAATAAATTCTATATCGAAAAATTTAAAAATGGTTATTTTTGATAATAGAAAAGATGACTTTTATATCAGTATTAAAGGCATAGATATAATAAATATTTTATTTTCATTAGAAAGAATAAATTTAATCCTGGAAAGATATAAAAAGGATAGTAAGGAATTTGAGGATGAAGATATAAAAAATATATTAGAAGAAAGTAACATAAATAGTAAATCAGATGTTCTAGCTGTAGCAACCAAAGAAGTAAATTATATTAAGATGTGTTTAGAAAATAAAGATACAATAACTGATAAAGAAATATTGGGATTTAGAGACTATGTTATTGCTCAAGATACTAAAAATATAAATTTAAAAGAAATTTATAGTGTGTTGGAAAATTTATATGAGTTTTTAGTAGATTATAAAAAAGTAAAATCAAGAGATGAAAAGAGAGCTGAAAGAAAATCAAAGGTACCTCGTGAATTTAAAAGACTATCAATATATAAGAAAAACTTTAATTTAAATTCTATAAGATTTACTTATGCAGTAAAGATTGCTTTAGCTACAGCTATAGCTGGTTTTATTATGGATTATTTCCATTTAAGAGATGGAAGGTGGATAATGTTAACTGTGTTTTCATTGACACAACCTTATGCAGAAAATTGTATACAAAGGTCTAGAAAAAGAATAGAAGGTACATTTATAGGAGCTATAATATTTATTGTATTATTTTCAATAATAAAAGATAGTACATTAAGGTCGTTAATAGTTCTTTTAGCAGGATATATAAACTCTTATGTAGTTGACTATAGGAAGTTAATAGTATGCGTAACTGTTTCAGCTCTTGGTTCAGCAGTAGTTATGGGAGACCCAAATGTTTTAACAATAAACAGAATTTCATACGTAGCATTGGGAGCAATTATTGCATTAATAGTAAATAAGTTTATATTACCATATGATGCTAAAACAGGTTATCAACATGTTATAGACATGTATAAAGGAATAGTTAAAAATATAATTGATGAAGTCAATAATTCTATAGAAAATATAGCTGATGTTTACTATATAAAGAATTTATTATTGGTACCATCACTTATTGAAGATAGACTTATGCTGATAAATGCCATATATAAAGATAAACATCAAGAAGATTTCTTAGAAAATCAGAAACTACTAATAAGTAATATGTATAATCTATATATAAATGTTAAGAAAAATAAAATAAAAGATGAAGATGTTGAAAAAATATTGAGAGATACTAATTATATTTCAAATTACAGTGCAGATAAGTATGATGAGGGAAGAATAGTAATTTTAGAGAGTATTGTAAATACTAAAAGTCTAGGTGATAAGATAATATGTCTAAACTTACTACAAACTTTAAATGGTGTCAAAGAAATGTATAGAATAAGTAATATAGCTAGAGTTTCAATAGAAGAAGCTGCCTAG
- the asrB gene encoding anaerobic sulfite reductase subunit AsrB, with product MNSYIPVSAKILDIVKHTDKEWTFRVNCDTKGVLPGKFYEISIPKYGESPISVSGYGEDYVDFTIRNVGKVTSELFNYKEGDSFFIRGPYGNGFDVSLYEGREIVVVAGGSALAPVRGIVEYFYNNEEKCEKFKLIVGFKSPKDVLFADDLKRWSEKLDILVTVDGADEGYSGNVGLVTKYIPELDIKDINNTSIVVVGPPMMMKFTVGEFLKRDLDEKNIWVSYERKMCCGIGKCGHCKMDDTYICLDGPVFDYSYAKNLID from the coding sequence ATGAACTCATATATACCAGTAAGTGCAAAAATACTAGATATAGTTAAACATACTGATAAAGAATGGACTTTTAGAGTGAACTGCGATACAAAAGGGGTATTACCTGGAAAGTTCTATGAGATATCTATACCTAAATATGGTGAAAGCCCAATATCAGTATCAGGATATGGAGAAGATTATGTTGACTTTACAATAAGAAATGTAGGAAAAGTAACTAGTGAGTTGTTTAATTATAAAGAAGGAGATTCTTTTTTTATAAGAGGTCCTTATGGAAATGGATTTGATGTATCTCTTTACGAAGGAAGAGAAATTGTAGTAGTAGCAGGAGGAAGTGCATTGGCTCCTGTAAGAGGAATAGTTGAATATTTTTACAATAATGAAGAAAAATGCGAAAAGTTTAAGCTAATAGTCGGATTTAAATCACCAAAAGATGTTTTATTTGCAGATGATTTAAAGAGATGGAGTGAAAAACTTGATATTTTAGTTACTGTAGACGGAGCAGATGAAGGATATAGTGGAAATGTAGGATTAGTAACAAAATACATACCAGAATTGGACATAAAAGATATAAATAATACTTCTATAGTTGTAGTTGGACCTCCAATGATGATGAAATTTACAGTAGGAGAATTTTTAAAAAGAGATTTAGATGAAAAGAATATTTGGGTTTCTTATGAAAGAAAGATGTGTTGCGGAATAGGTAAATGTGGACACTGTAAGATGGATGATACTTATATATGTTTAGATGGACCAGTATTTGATTATTCATATGCTAAAAATCTTATTGATTAG
- a CDS encoding formate/nitrite transporter family protein, giving the protein MHKETLDKLTNAAINKINLLNTSKVKYLVSSAFAGLYVGIGILLIFTIGGLLTDAGSPMTKIVMGLSFAIALSLVIMTGTELFTGNNMVMSAGMLNKGVSIKDTSKIWIYSWVGNLIGALILGLIFVGTGLVDKGPIAEFFANTAASKASMPFTALFFRGILCNILVCVSVLCSFRTNSDTAKIIMIFLCLFAFITSGFEHSVANMTIYSVSLFSPAITTVTIGGAIYNLVAVTLGNIVGGALFMGLGTYILGKEKLN; this is encoded by the coding sequence ATGCATAAAGAGACTTTGGATAAATTAACTAATGCAGCTATAAATAAAATAAATTTATTAAACACGAGTAAAGTAAAATATTTAGTATCTTCTGCGTTTGCAGGACTTTATGTAGGTATAGGTATACTTTTGATATTTACTATTGGAGGACTTTTGACTGATGCAGGTTCACCTATGACTAAGATAGTAATGGGATTATCATTTGCAATAGCACTTAGTTTAGTTATAATGACAGGAACAGAATTATTTACTGGAAATAATATGGTTATGTCTGCTGGTATGTTAAATAAAGGTGTAAGTATAAAAGATACTTCTAAGATATGGATATACAGTTGGGTAGGAAATTTAATCGGAGCTTTGATTTTAGGGCTTATATTTGTAGGAACTGGTCTAGTAGACAAAGGACCTATAGCTGAATTTTTTGCCAATACAGCAGCTAGTAAAGCATCCATGCCATTTACAGCTCTTTTCTTTAGAGGGATTTTATGTAATATTCTAGTATGTGTATCAGTATTGTGTTCGTTTAGAACTAATAGTGATACTGCAAAAATAATTATGATATTCTTATGTTTATTTGCTTTTATAACATCAGGTTTTGAGCATAGTGTAGCAAATATGACAATTTATAGTGTTTCATTATTTTCACCAGCAATAACTACAGTTACTATTGGAGGAGCTATTTATAATTTAGTAGCTGTGACACTTGGAAATATTGTTGGAGGAGCTTTATTTATGGGACTTGGAACTTATATATTAGGCAAAGAAAAACTTAACTAA
- a CDS encoding radical SAM protein, which translates to MEYDMPLYRPPSEAYSLIIQVTLGCSHNKCTFCSMYKSKKFKIKPLEVIKNEIDIFRRHYKHVERIFLADGDALIIPMEKLRDIILYIKEIFPECERITMYGSPKSIEKKSDDELKELRKLGVKMIYLGLESGSNEVLEDIKKGFNSEQLIKVGRKVKKSGIKLSATVIAGLGGTKKTHQHAIDTGKMLGAISPDYVGVLSLMVEPNTELYDLLKEGKFTVLEDKAVLQEIKEMIKNIDANEKVVFRSNHASNYVNLKGTLPNDKQRLIDEIDYYLSSLKLKREEYRRL; encoded by the coding sequence ATGGAATATGATATGCCACTTTATAGACCACCAAGTGAGGCTTATAGTCTTATAATACAAGTAACACTTGGATGTTCTCACAACAAATGTACATTTTGTAGTATGTACAAATCTAAAAAATTTAAAATAAAACCACTAGAAGTAATAAAAAATGAAATTGATATATTTAGAAGACATTATAAACATGTAGAAAGAATATTCTTAGCAGATGGAGATGCACTTATAATACCGATGGAGAAATTAAGAGACATCATTTTATATATAAAAGAAATTTTTCCAGAGTGTGAAAGAATTACTATGTATGGTTCTCCTAAATCTATAGAGAAAAAATCTGATGATGAGCTTAAAGAGTTAAGAAAACTTGGTGTTAAGATGATTTATCTAGGGCTTGAAAGTGGAAGTAATGAAGTATTAGAAGATATTAAAAAAGGATTTAATAGTGAACAATTAATAAAAGTTGGTAGAAAAGTTAAAAAAAGTGGTATTAAATTATCAGCCACTGTAATAGCAGGTCTTGGAGGAACTAAAAAAACACATCAGCATGCAATTGATACAGGAAAAATGCTAGGAGCAATTTCGCCAGATTATGTAGGTGTACTTAGTTTAATGGTAGAACCTAATACTGAACTTTACGATTTACTTAAAGAAGGAAAGTTTACCGTATTGGAAGATAAAGCCGTGTTGCAAGAGATTAAAGAGATGATAAAAAATATAGATGCTAATGAAAAAGTTGTATTTAGAAGCAATCATGCCTCAAATTATGTAAATTTAAAGGGGACATTACCCAACGATAAACAACGTCTAATTGACGAAATTGATTATTATTTAAGTAGTCTAAAACTAAAAAGAGAAGAATATAGAAGATTGTAA
- the asrC gene encoding sulfite reductase subunit C encodes MIRDLNTKKVMKNAYRITKTKYETSLRVRVPGGLIDPESLTIVSKIASEYGNGQIHITTRQGFEILGIDMENIEEINKIIQPVIEKMNINQSEKNAGYPAAGTRNIAACIGNKVCPKAQYNTTEFAKRIEKAIFPNDLHFKVALTGCPNDCIKARMNDFGIIGMALPIYEKDRCVNCGACVKKCSKISVGALKTENNKVVRDGDKCIGCGECVLNCPTNAWTRDEKKYYRLAIMGRTGKKNPRLAEDFLLWVDENSIIKIILNTYKYVEKYIDKDAPGGKEHIGYIIDRTGFMEFKKWALEGVELPETTKMHENIYWSGVKYL; translated from the coding sequence GTGATAAGAGATTTAAATACCAAAAAAGTAATGAAAAATGCTTACAGGATTACAAAAACAAAATATGAGACTTCTTTAAGAGTTAGAGTGCCTGGTGGGCTTATTGACCCTGAGAGTTTAACTATAGTTTCCAAAATTGCAAGTGAATATGGTAATGGCCAGATACACATAACCACAAGACAGGGCTTTGAAATATTAGGAATAGACATGGAAAATATAGAAGAAATAAATAAAATTATACAACCTGTTATTGAAAAAATGAATATAAATCAAAGTGAGAAAAATGCAGGTTATCCAGCAGCAGGTACAAGAAATATAGCAGCGTGTATAGGAAATAAAGTCTGTCCAAAAGCTCAATATAATACAACTGAATTTGCTAAAAGAATAGAAAAAGCTATATTTCCAAATGATTTGCATTTTAAAGTAGCTTTAACTGGATGTCCAAATGATTGTATAAAAGCTAGAATGAATGACTTTGGAATTATTGGCATGGCTTTACCAATATATGAAAAAGATAGATGTGTAAATTGTGGGGCATGTGTAAAAAAGTGTTCTAAAATATCTGTTGGGGCATTAAAAACAGAAAATAATAAAGTTGTAAGAGATGGAGATAAGTGTATAGGCTGTGGAGAGTGTGTGCTAAATTGCCCAACAAATGCATGGACTAGAGATGAGAAAAAATACTATAGATTAGCTATAATGGGTAGAACAGGAAAGAAAAATCCTAGACTAGCAGAAGATTTTCTTTTATGGGTAGATGAGAATAGTATAATAAAGATAATACTTAATACTTACAAATATGTAGAAAAGTATATAGATAAAGATGCACCAGGAGGAAAAGAACATATAGGATATATAATTGATAGAACAGGATTTATGGAATTTAAAAAATGGGCACTTGAGGGTGTTGAACTTCCAGAAACAACTAAAATGCATGAAAACATATATTGGAGTGGAGTTAAATATCTATAA
- the asrA gene encoding anaerobic sulfite reductase subunit AsrA: MKLKLDSSKFNEGLNYLKKDYKIFAPVLIPFKGTFSDTDIIRYKEVNSFEEMEFAKKANFSPKEVVLPINQVLFYFTEKEFKESDLDNKKILIFLRACDINGIKRLDEIYLNNGEEKDYFYKNIRDKVKFALVGCRESFRNCFCVSMASNKTDNYSIGLNIEGETLYLDIKDSEFEVFNGEVTEFNVNYVTDNLISVDVPENIDSNEMIGNSIWDEYDTRCIGCGRCNFVCPTCSCFTMQDIFYKENENVGERRRVWASCQVDGYTDIAGGNSFRKKQGERMRFKTMHKIHDFKKRFGYHMCVGCGRCDDACPQYISFSKCIEKINDLVTSKEEI; this comes from the coding sequence ATGAAATTAAAGTTAGATTCATCTAAATTCAATGAAGGTCTGAATTATCTAAAAAAAGACTACAAGATATTCGCACCAGTTTTAATACCATTTAAAGGTACTTTTTCAGATACTGATATTATAAGATACAAGGAGGTAAACTCTTTCGAAGAAATGGAGTTTGCCAAGAAAGCAAATTTTTCACCAAAAGAAGTTGTACTCCCAATAAATCAAGTATTATTTTATTTTACTGAAAAAGAGTTTAAGGAAAGCGATTTAGACAATAAAAAAATTTTAATTTTCTTAAGAGCTTGTGACATAAATGGGATAAAAAGACTTGATGAAATATATTTAAATAATGGCGAAGAAAAAGATTATTTTTATAAAAATATTAGGGATAAAGTAAAATTTGCACTTGTAGGATGTAGGGAAAGTTTTAGAAACTGTTTTTGTGTAAGTATGGCTTCTAATAAAACTGATAATTATTCAATTGGACTAAATATAGAAGGAGAGACTTTATATTTAGATATAAAAGATAGTGAATTTGAAGTATTTAATGGGGAAGTAACTGAATTTAATGTTAATTATGTAACTGATAATTTAATATCTGTAGATGTACCAGAAAATATTGATTCAAATGAGATGATAGGAAATTCAATATGGGATGAATATGATACAAGATGTATCGGATGTGGTAGATGTAATTTTGTATGTCCAACATGTTCATGTTTTACAATGCAGGATATTTTCTATAAGGAAAATGAAAATGTAGGTGAGAGAAGAAGAGTTTGGGCTTCTTGTCAAGTAGATGGATATACAGATATAGCAGGTGGGAATTCTTTTAGAAAAAAACAAGGTGAAAGAATGAGATTTAAAACTATGCATAAAATACATGATTTTAAAAAAAGATTCGGATATCATATGTGTGTTGGTTGTGGGAGATGTGATGATGCCTGTCCACAATACATATCATTTTCAAAGTGTATAGAAAAAATAAATGATTTAGTAACTAGTAAGGAGGAAATATAA